One segment of Peromyscus leucopus breed LL Stock chromosome 5, UCI_PerLeu_2.1, whole genome shotgun sequence DNA contains the following:
- the LOC119088110 gene encoding E3 ubiquitin-protein ligase TRIM38-like, whose product MDTVGPSLQGGTTFMTNGLPHHFKGPSSLAQASPLTCVLGFLRSCHLRSRSRVSVTLDPSTAHRDLTLSKDRRQVTYKRCHENLEASAERFDVLPCVLGCEDFTSGRYYFEVSVENATTWDVGVCVKDVPRGFDRKKEPEFGFWTIRMCKKDGLGALTSTPTSLHLSEKPQLVGVFLDYEAGLVFFYNVTFGSHIFTFPKASFQDTLMLKKKEVLDEREV is encoded by the exons ATGGACACAGTTGGGCCTTCTCTGCAAGGAGGCACCACATTCATGACCAATGGGCTTCCCCACCACTTCAAAGGCCCCAGCAGCCTGGCCCAAGCTTCCCCCCTCACCTGTGTTCTCGGTTTCCTGAGATCGTGTCAtttaagaagcagaagcagag TCAGTGTGACTCTGGACCCAAGCACAGCCCATCGTGACCTAACTCTGTCTAAAGATCGAAGACAAGTGACTTACAAACGATGCCACGAGAATCTTGAGGCTTCTGCTGAGAGATTTGATGTTTTACCCTGTGTCCTGGGCTGTGAGGACTTTACTTCAGGAAGATACTACTTCGAAGTGTCTGTTGAGAATGCAACCACTTGGGATGTGGGAGTCTGTGTAAAGGATGTGCCAAGGGGCTTTGACAGGAAGAAGGAGCCTGAATTTGGATTCTGGACCATCAGGATGTGTAAAAAGGATGGCCTTGGAGCTCTCACTTCTACCCCTACTTCCCTTCATCTGAGTGAGAAGCCCCAGCTGGTGGGAGTTTTTCTAGACTATGAGGCTGGGCTTGTATTCTTCTACAATGTGACCTTTGGCTCCCACATCTTCACCTTCCCCAAGGCTTCCTTCCAGGATACGCTGATgttgaagaaaaaagaagtgcTAGATGAAAGAGAGGTATAA
- the LOC114700751 gene encoding E3 ubiquitin-protein ligase TRIM38, protein MGLSISIIKMIKISSCSICNKMMSHPVSINCGHSYCKSCIERDCNKVSSETGLKIKPSCPLCGSPFSLENLRPNKDLENIIDVIKEMEEEANEMQCKEHLEKLDLFCEDEGQLLCWRCNWEDRHKGHSVALVEDVFKGYKEKLQETVKKLSELQENNGAQLCLMTKQIKDWKAAIEVQRQRIHSNFKNLQRFLHEEEKSYLWRLENEEEQVLRSLKDAEANLQKKYKETESQILKLKAKCAGPAQDILQDVKNTLSRFETVEPEPLKAELPEVQTTCNVSELYFDVKTKLRCHQVSVTLDPSTAHGDLTLSEDRRQVTYKRCHENLEASAERFDVLPCVLGCEDFASGRYYFEVSVENATTWDVGVCVKDVPRGFDRKKEPEFGFWTIRMCKKDGFGALTSTPTSLHLSEKPQLLGVFLDYEAGLVSFYNVTSGSHIFTFPKASFRDTLRPFFQVYEHSPLFLPARND, encoded by the exons atgggCTTAAGCATTAGCATAATAAAGATGATAAAGATCTCTTCTTGCTCCATCTGCAATAAAATGATGTCTCACCCAGTGAGCATCAACTGTGGACACAGCTATTGCAAATCCTGCATAGAGAGGGACTGCAACAAAGTCAGCTCAGAGACAGGATTGAAGATAAAACCGAGCTGTCCTTTGTGTGGGAGTCCATTCAGTTTAGAGAACCTCCGGCCCAACAAGGATCTGGAAAACATAATTGATGTCAtcaaggagatggaagaggaggccaATGAGATGCAATGTAAGGAACATTTAGAGAAGCTTGATCTCTTTTGTGAAGATGAGGGTCAGCTCCTCTGCTGGCGCTGTAACTGGGAGGATAGGCACAAAGGTCATTCCGTGGCTCTTGTGGAAGATGTGTTCAAGGGCTACAAG GAAAAGCTCCAGGAAACTGTGAAAAAATTGAGTGAACTCCAAGAAAACAACGGAGCTCAGCTATGTCTCatgacaaaacaaataaaggacTGGAAG GCTGCCATAGAGGTTCAGAGGCAAAGAATCCACTCCAACTTTAAGAATCTCCAGCGTTTTCTACATGAAGAAGAGAAGTCTTACCTTTGGAGGTTGGAGAATGAAGAAGAGCAGGTGCTGAGGAGTCTGAAGGATGCTGAGGCCAATCTACAGAAGAAGTATAAGGAAACTGAAAGCCAAATTCTGAAACTGAAGGCAAAGTGTGCGGGCCCAGCCCAGGATATACTACAG gATGTGAAAAACACTTTGAGCAG GTTTGAGACTGTGGAGCCAGAACCATTGAAGGCCGAACTCCCGGAGGTTCAGACTACATGTAATGTTTCTGAGCTTTACTTTGATGTGAAGACAAAGTTAAGATGCCACCAAG TCAGTGTGACTCTGGACCCAAGCACAGCCCATGGTGACCTAACTCTGTCTGAAGATCGAAGACAAGTGACTTACAAACGATGCCACGAGAATCTTGAGGCTTCTGCTGAGAGATTTGATGTTTTACCCTGTGTCCTGGGCTGTGAGGACTTTGCTTCAGGAAGATACTACTTCGAAGTGTCTGTTGAGAATGCAACCACTTGGGATGTGGGAGTCTGTGTAAAGGATGTGCCAAGGGGCTTTGACAGGAAGAAGGAGCCTGAATTTGGATTCTGGACCATCAGGATGTGTAAAAAGGATGGCTTTGGAGCTCTCACTTCTACCCCTACTTCCCTTCATCTGAGTGAGAAGCCCCAGCTGCTGGGAGTCTTTCTAGACTATGAGGCTGGACTTGTATCCTTCTACAATGtgacctctggctcccacatcTTCACCTTCCCCAAGGCTTCCTTCCGGGATACTCTGAGGCCCTTTTTCCAGGTTTATGAACATTCTCCTTTGTTCCTGCCTGCCAGAAATGATTAA